One Vicingus serpentipes DNA window includes the following coding sequences:
- the topA gene encoding type I DNA topoisomerase produces the protein MAKNLVIVESPAKAKTIEKFLGKDFTVMSSFGHIRDLPGKNISIDIENGFEPQYEIPTDKKKLVSELKKLAKAADMVWLASDEDREGEAISWHLLEALGLKEDKTKRIVFHEITKSAITKAVENPRKINKDLVDAQQARRILDRLVGYELSPVLWKKVKPSLSAGRVQSVSVRLIVEREREIQNFNYESSFRVVANFILENKVVLKAELPKRFKTKKEAETFLEKCKSANFSVESLETKPSKKSPAAPFTTSTLQQEASRKLGFSVSQTMSVAQRLYESGKITYMRTDSVNLSNEAIGAAKAEITKAYGSEFSQVRKYATKSKGAQEAHEAIRPTYFNASSISGESQQVKLYDLIWKRAIASQMSDAQLEKTTVNIAISSADEKFVARGEVLLFEGFLKVYLESTDDENVDEDSGMLPPLKEGENLLLDEIVASERYTHHPARYTEASLVRKLEELGIGRPSTYAPTISTIQKRGYIVKENRDGEKRNYTVLTLKNSNISDEVKSEIFGAEKKKMFPSDIGTIVTDFLVENFNKVLDYGFTARVEEQFDEIAIGQKKWNKMIEEFYTPFHKNIEYTLEHADRASGERALGIDPESGKEVIARIGKFGAMIQIGKTEDEEKPKFASLQGTQTIETITLEEALELFKFPKALGNFEGEEIVVSQGRFGPYVKFADSFVSIPKDEDLSSVNLQRAIELIEEKRKAEAPIASYENMPVQKGVGRFGPFIKWNGMFINVNKKYDFDNLSNQDIAQLIEDKKQKEIEKYIHNWEEEGISLQKARWGRFNLVKGKIKVELGKDTDVENFTLEQAKKLIEEKTPKKKKAKKK, from the coding sequence ATGGCAAAGAATCTTGTAATTGTTGAGTCACCCGCAAAGGCAAAAACTATTGAAAAGTTTTTAGGAAAAGATTTTACTGTGATGTCCAGTTTTGGTCATATTCGCGATTTGCCAGGTAAAAATATTTCAATAGATATTGAAAATGGATTTGAACCTCAATACGAAATACCAACAGACAAGAAAAAACTTGTATCTGAATTAAAGAAATTAGCTAAAGCTGCTGATATGGTATGGCTAGCATCCGATGAGGATCGTGAGGGGGAAGCAATTTCATGGCATTTATTAGAAGCTTTAGGATTAAAAGAAGATAAAACAAAAAGGATAGTTTTTCATGAGATAACAAAATCTGCTATTACTAAGGCGGTAGAGAATCCTCGAAAAATAAATAAAGATTTAGTTGATGCTCAGCAGGCTAGACGAATTCTAGATAGATTGGTAGGCTATGAACTTTCTCCAGTTTTATGGAAAAAAGTAAAACCATCATTATCTGCTGGTAGAGTTCAGTCTGTTTCTGTTCGATTAATCGTAGAAAGAGAAAGAGAGATTCAAAATTTTAACTACGAATCATCTTTTAGAGTTGTTGCTAATTTTATATTAGAAAATAAAGTTGTATTAAAAGCTGAACTTCCAAAACGATTTAAAACAAAAAAAGAAGCAGAAACATTTTTAGAAAAATGTAAGTCGGCAAATTTTAGTGTTGAAAGTTTAGAAACAAAACCTTCTAAAAAATCACCTGCAGCTCCTTTTACAACATCTACTTTACAACAAGAAGCAAGTAGAAAATTAGGGTTTTCAGTTTCTCAAACAATGTCAGTTGCTCAGCGTTTGTATGAATCTGGGAAGATAACATATATGAGAACAGATTCTGTTAATCTTTCTAATGAAGCAATAGGGGCAGCTAAAGCTGAAATTACTAAAGCTTACGGAAGTGAATTTTCTCAGGTGAGAAAATATGCTACAAAATCAAAAGGAGCACAAGAAGCACACGAAGCAATTCGACCAACTTATTTTAATGCAAGTTCCATTTCAGGAGAATCTCAACAAGTTAAATTGTATGATTTAATTTGGAAAAGAGCAATTGCATCTCAAATGAGTGATGCACAACTTGAAAAAACAACTGTAAATATAGCTATTTCTTCAGCAGATGAAAAATTTGTTGCAAGAGGAGAGGTTTTATTGTTTGAAGGGTTTTTAAAAGTTTATTTAGAATCTACAGATGATGAAAATGTGGATGAGGATAGCGGAATGTTACCTCCGTTAAAAGAAGGAGAAAATTTATTGTTAGATGAAATTGTTGCTTCTGAGCGATATACACATCACCCAGCAAGATATACTGAAGCAAGCTTAGTTCGTAAATTGGAAGAGTTAGGAATAGGAAGACCATCTACTTATGCGCCAACAATTTCAACAATTCAAAAAAGAGGATATATTGTAAAGGAGAATAGAGATGGGGAAAAAAGAAATTATACAGTTCTTACCCTTAAAAACAGCAATATTTCTGATGAAGTTAAGTCTGAAATATTTGGTGCTGAGAAAAAGAAAATGTTTCCATCTGATATTGGAACAATAGTTACAGACTTTTTAGTTGAGAATTTTAATAAAGTATTGGACTATGGATTTACAGCTAGGGTAGAAGAACAATTTGATGAAATAGCTATTGGTCAAAAAAAATGGAACAAAATGATTGAGGAGTTTTATACTCCTTTCCATAAAAATATAGAATATACACTAGAACATGCTGATAGAGCTTCAGGTGAAAGAGCTTTAGGGATAGATCCAGAATCTGGAAAGGAAGTTATTGCAAGAATTGGAAAGTTTGGAGCAATGATTCAAATAGGAAAAACAGAAGATGAGGAAAAGCCAAAGTTTGCAAGCTTACAAGGAACCCAAACAATAGAAACTATTACGCTTGAAGAAGCTCTTGAGCTATTTAAGTTTCCAAAAGCCTTAGGAAATTTTGAAGGAGAAGAGATTGTTGTTTCTCAGGGAAGATTTGGACCTTATGTAAAATTTGCTGATAGTTTTGTTTCAATTCCCAAGGATGAAGACTTGTCATCGGTTAATTTACAAAGAGCAATTGAATTGATAGAAGAAAAACGTAAAGCAGAAGCTCCAATTGCTAGCTATGAAAATATGCCTGTTCAAAAAGGAGTAGGAAGGTTTGGTCCTTTTATTAAATGGAACGGAATGTTTATTAACGTTAATAAGAAGTATGACTTTGATAATTTATCAAATCAAGATATTGCTCAATTGATTGAAGATAAAAAACAAAAAGAAATAGAAAAGTACATACACAATTGGGAAGAAGAGGGGATTTCACTTCAAAAAGCAAGATGGGGAAGATTTAATCTCGTTAAAGGTAAAATTAAGGTAGAACTAGGAAAAGATACAGATGTTGAAAATTTTACTTTAGAGCAAGCTAAAAAATTAATAGAAGAAAAAACACCCAAGAAAAAGAAAGCAAAAAAGAAGTAA